One region of Prochlorococcus marinus str. GP2 genomic DNA includes:
- the uvrC gene encoding excinuclease ABC subunit UvrC, producing the protein MSNSSIEKIDNKYNFKIEYKLINNKELLKSRLSEIPKSSGCYLFKDIDSNLLYIGKSKKLRSRVSSYFNNYSDLTPRLSLMVRQITEIEIIVTDSEYEALNLESNLIKTNKPYFNILLKDDKKYPYLCITWSEKYPRIFITRRRRNRNNLDRYYGPYVDVGLLRRTLFTIKKIFPLRQRPRPVYKDRTCLNYSIGRCPGVCQEVISSDDYKKIMKQVSMIFQGRNDDLEIFLQKKMQQFSNDLDYENAAKIRDQISGLKLLTESQKISIPDSSINRDIFGIVSEKNVASIQIFQMRSGKLIGRIGYSQKLNNEDENLILQKILEEHYMNVEAVEIPSEILIQYNLPKQATIEDWLTDLRKKKVKILIPKRNKKHETVEMVLKNAKLELDRIINGIQDNESSIEDLAQILELSEQPKRIEGYDISHIQGSDPVASQVVFIDGIPSKQHYRKYKIKDPNIVVGHSDDFASIYEVIHRRFKKWSRFKENGGDFSILNDKTNSKLDNELLSDWPDLIMIDGGKGQLNAAIKALKELNLEEEVTICSLAKKHEEIFIPGFTKSLDTDENQKGVLLLRRVRDEAHRFALSFHRDKRSKRMNRSQLSQISGLGPSRIRELLEHFKSIDAIRIASKEDLSKVKGLGKNSVNDIYEYFNEL; encoded by the coding sequence ATGAGTAATTCCTCTATTGAAAAAATAGATAACAAATATAATTTTAAAATTGAATATAAATTAATTAATAATAAGGAGTTATTAAAATCAAGGTTATCCGAAATTCCAAAGTCATCTGGTTGTTATCTTTTTAAAGATATTGATAGTAATTTACTTTATATCGGTAAATCTAAAAAACTACGTAGTAGAGTAAGTAGTTATTTCAATAATTATTCAGATTTAACGCCCAGATTAAGTTTGATGGTTCGTCAAATAACTGAAATAGAAATAATAGTCACAGATAGCGAATATGAAGCATTAAATTTAGAGTCAAATTTAATTAAAACAAACAAACCATACTTTAATATTCTTTTAAAGGATGATAAGAAATATCCATATCTTTGTATAACTTGGAGTGAAAAATATCCTCGAATATTTATTACAAGAAGAAGAAGAAATAGAAATAATTTAGATAGATATTATGGACCTTATGTTGATGTCGGATTATTAAGGAGAACATTATTTACGATAAAAAAAATATTTCCACTTAGACAAAGACCAAGGCCAGTCTATAAAGATAGAACTTGTTTGAATTATTCAATAGGAAGATGTCCAGGTGTCTGCCAAGAAGTTATATCATCTGACGATTATAAAAAAATAATGAAACAAGTATCTATGATATTTCAGGGAAGAAATGATGACTTAGAAATATTTTTACAAAAAAAAATGCAGCAATTTTCAAATGATTTAGACTATGAGAATGCAGCAAAAATAAGGGACCAAATTTCAGGTTTAAAATTATTAACTGAATCACAAAAAATATCAATACCAGATTCTTCAATTAATAGAGATATCTTTGGAATAGTTTCAGAAAAAAATGTAGCTAGTATACAAATTTTCCAAATGAGATCTGGTAAGCTCATTGGGAGAATTGGCTATAGTCAAAAATTAAATAATGAAGATGAAAATCTAATTCTACAAAAGATATTAGAAGAGCATTATATGAATGTTGAAGCTGTAGAAATACCATCAGAAATTCTTATTCAATATAACCTTCCAAAACAAGCAACCATAGAGGATTGGTTAACGGATCTAAGAAAAAAGAAAGTAAAAATCTTAATCCCAAAAAGAAATAAAAAACATGAAACTGTAGAAATGGTTTTAAAAAATGCGAAATTGGAATTAGATAGAATAATAAATGGGATACAAGATAATGAATCATCAATTGAGGATCTTGCCCAAATACTTGAATTAAGCGAACAACCTAAAAGAATTGAAGGTTATGATATAAGCCATATTCAAGGTAGTGACCCTGTAGCATCACAAGTCGTTTTTATTGATGGGATTCCTTCTAAACAGCATTATAGGAAATATAAAATTAAAGATCCAAACATTGTTGTAGGACATAGTGATGATTTTGCTTCGATATATGAAGTAATACATAGAAGGTTTAAAAAATGGTCAAGATTTAAAGAAAACGGAGGGGATTTTTCAATATTAAATGATAAAACGAATAGTAAATTAGACAATGAACTTCTATCAGATTGGCCTGATTTAATAATGATTGATGGAGGAAAAGGACAGTTAAATGCAGCTATTAAAGCATTAAAAGAATTAAATCTTGAAGAAGAAGTAACTATATGTTCATTAGCAAAAAAACATGAAGAAATATTTATTCCAGGCTTTACTAAGTCTCTTGATACTGACGAAAATCAAAAAGGAGTTCTTCTATTAAGAAGGGTAAGAGATGAAGCACATAGATTTGCATTATCTTTTCATAGAGACAAAAGATCTAAGAGAATGAATAGATCTCAATTGTCCCAAATCAGTGGATTAGGACCATCAAGAATAAGAGAATTGCTTGAGCATTTTAAATCAATAGACGCGATAAGAATAGCTAGTAAAGAGGATTTATCAAAAGTTAAAGGACTTGGAAAAAATTCAGTAAATGATATATATGAATATTTTAACGAGTTATAA
- the hemJ gene encoding protoporphyrinogen oxidase HemJ, with product MAAEAYLWFKSLHIIGVIVWFAGLFYLVRLFIYHEESKNMDNELKIAFNKQYTLMEKRLANIITTPGMILALSMAICMVIMQPSWLSEKWLQIKISFVLGLVIYHSYCYKIMYSLQNGTSTISAKNLRLLNELPTLLLFIIVLLVIFKNNFPTSVATWSVVGLIIFILASIQLYAKIRKKNENSLSNE from the coding sequence TTGGCAGCTGAAGCATATCTCTGGTTTAAATCACTTCACATTATTGGTGTAATCGTTTGGTTTGCGGGCCTTTTTTATTTAGTAAGACTTTTCATATATCATGAAGAATCTAAAAATATGGATAATGAATTAAAAATTGCCTTTAATAAACAATACACCTTGATGGAAAAAAGGCTGGCGAATATAATCACAACACCTGGGATGATATTAGCTTTAAGTATGGCTATATGTATGGTTATTATGCAACCAAGTTGGTTAAGTGAGAAGTGGTTACAAATTAAAATTTCTTTTGTTTTAGGATTAGTAATTTATCATTCTTACTGTTACAAAATAATGTATTCATTACAAAATGGTACTTCAACCATTTCAGCAAAAAACCTTAGATTATTAAATGAATTGCCTACTTTATTATTATTTATAATTGTACTTTTAGTTATTTTTAAAAATAATTTTCCAACTAGTGTTGCTACATGGAGCGTAGTTGGACTAATTATTTTCATATTGGCTTCAATACAATTATATGCAAAGATTAGAAAGAAAAATGAGAATTCATTAAGTAATGAATAG
- a CDS encoding PHP domain-containing protein, whose amino-acid sequence MNREDLVKLTSNINKNSCPKNINFHCHTKFSDGSLEPYELLEQAYKNNLKFLSITDHHTIKAHEYIKKNNILKKYPKDSFTLISGIEINCLILGCLVHVIGLGIDIKSKYLNPYILGESPIGNDLNIKSVIKAINLAGGLSFLAHPARYRIPFNKLIPEAKIQGIDGIEVWYDYELNEVWNPSLFVCSEIDKLADKYSMLKTCGTDSHGLSLLGR is encoded by the coding sequence ATGAATAGGGAAGACTTAGTAAAATTAACTTCCAATATCAATAAAAATAGTTGTCCTAAAAATATTAATTTTCACTGTCATACAAAATTTAGTGATGGAAGTTTAGAACCATATGAACTTTTAGAACAAGCTTATAAAAATAACTTGAAATTTTTATCAATAACCGATCATCATACAATTAAAGCTCATGAATATATAAAAAAAAATAATATACTCAAAAAATATCCTAAAGATTCTTTTACATTAATTTCGGGAATAGAAATTAATTGTTTGATTCTGGGATGTTTAGTACATGTAATTGGATTGGGAATAGATATAAAAAGTAAATACCTAAATCCCTACATCCTTGGAGAGTCTCCAATAGGTAATGATTTAAATATTAAATCAGTTATTAAAGCAATAAATTTAGCTGGTGGTTTATCATTTCTTGCACACCCAGCGAGATACAGGATTCCCTTTAATAAATTAATTCCAGAGGCCAAAATACAAGGTATTGATGGAATAGAGGTTTGGTACGATTATGAACTTAATGAAGTATGGAATCCTAGTTTATTTGTTTGTTCAGAAATAGATAAATTAGCAGATAAATATTCAATGCTAAAAACATGCGGAACAGATAGTCATGGACTTTCGTTATTAGGTAGATAA